The proteins below are encoded in one region of Micromonospora pisi:
- a CDS encoding GNAT family N-acetyltransferase, translated as MSDSLIVRPAGVDDAAVIAAALAQASLDEAVVSWVVPDERARRDRLSSDDGTTIEWIRGAISGSTVLVAGTEETSVAGLSVWEFDDGSSVPPEVGSAELTAFFTQAYGEYAPRMALVHELTQRRHPRGEPHWYLQQMVVVPECRGRGLGGAMLGYQLARADADRVAAYLEASSPRNRALYERYGFRPLGDPIDLPDDGPGVQPMWRPVTG; from the coding sequence ATGTCCGACAGCCTGATCGTACGACCGGCCGGCGTGGACGACGCGGCCGTGATCGCGGCGGCGCTGGCTCAGGCCAGCCTGGACGAGGCGGTGGTCAGTTGGGTGGTGCCGGACGAGCGGGCTCGTCGGGACCGGCTCAGCTCCGACGACGGGACCACGATCGAGTGGATCAGGGGCGCCATCTCCGGCAGCACGGTCCTGGTCGCCGGCACCGAGGAGACGAGCGTCGCCGGGCTGTCGGTATGGGAGTTCGACGACGGCAGCAGTGTTCCGCCGGAGGTCGGCTCGGCGGAGCTGACCGCCTTCTTCACCCAGGCGTACGGCGAGTACGCGCCGCGTATGGCGCTCGTGCACGAGTTGACCCAGCGGCGCCACCCACGCGGGGAGCCGCACTGGTACCTGCAACAGATGGTGGTCGTACCGGAGTGCCGTGGCCGGGGGCTCGGTGGGGCGATGCTCGGTTACCAGTTGGCCCGAGCCGACGCCGACCGGGTCGCGGCCTACCTGGAGGCCAGTTCGCCACGGAACCGGGCACTCTACGAACGGTACGGGTTCCGTCCCCTCGGCGACCCGATCGACCTGCCCGACGACGGGCCGGGCGTCCAGCCGATGTGGCGCCCGGTCACCGGCTGA
- a CDS encoding acyltransferase family protein, with amino-acid sequence MTTTLTPTTAGQSRSKLPSLTGLRWVAAMLVFGFHVGTMRIIAEPDYQAVVGKLFTLGLSGVQFFFILSGFVLVWSARPGDTPLAFWRRRIAKIFPNHVVLWAAVLLLGIYFADPFNLKVALTNLFLVQAWNPTPGWFYSVNTVSWSLSCELFFYLCLPLVLPLIRRLRPWALVAIVVAMPLLILAMWPGQLLVPEPDRWWFTQVFPLVRSLEFWMGVAAAELMVRGRWRGPNLKIASVIFVVTWVAASQWIRAELWTTLLAAVYVLVIAAAADADVRGTWSPWRSRPMRWLGEVSFAYYLVHVFVVTSVLRATNHLNGFPGWQGPAAAVGFLLLNLLLAGLLFHFVETPMMRLLSPRRRRPHSMAAVRIPRQTSAGDRTAREADAARDPERVT; translated from the coding sequence ATGACGACCACCCTCACGCCCACCACCGCTGGCCAGTCCCGCAGCAAGCTGCCGTCGTTGACCGGCCTGCGCTGGGTCGCCGCGATGCTGGTTTTCGGTTTCCACGTCGGCACCATGCGGATCATCGCCGAGCCCGACTACCAGGCGGTGGTCGGCAAGCTGTTCACCCTCGGCCTCTCCGGGGTGCAGTTCTTCTTCATCCTCAGCGGCTTCGTGCTGGTCTGGTCGGCCCGTCCGGGCGACACACCGCTGGCGTTCTGGCGGCGCCGGATCGCGAAGATCTTCCCCAACCACGTGGTGCTGTGGGCGGCGGTGCTCCTGCTCGGGATCTACTTCGCGGACCCGTTCAACCTCAAGGTGGCGCTGACCAACCTCTTCCTGGTGCAGGCGTGGAACCCGACACCGGGATGGTTCTACAGCGTCAACACGGTCAGCTGGTCGCTCTCCTGCGAGCTCTTCTTCTACCTCTGCCTGCCCCTGGTGCTGCCGCTCATCCGCCGGCTACGCCCGTGGGCCCTGGTCGCGATCGTGGTCGCGATGCCGCTGCTGATCCTCGCCATGTGGCCGGGGCAGCTGCTGGTGCCGGAGCCGGACCGCTGGTGGTTCACCCAGGTGTTCCCGCTGGTGCGCTCGCTGGAGTTCTGGATGGGCGTGGCTGCGGCCGAACTGATGGTGCGCGGCCGGTGGCGCGGCCCCAACCTGAAGATCGCCAGTGTGATCTTCGTGGTGACGTGGGTGGCGGCCAGCCAGTGGATCCGCGCGGAACTCTGGACGACGCTGCTCGCCGCCGTCTACGTACTGGTGATCGCGGCGGCGGCGGACGCGGACGTCCGGGGGACCTGGTCGCCGTGGCGCTCCCGGCCGATGCGCTGGCTCGGCGAGGTCTCGTTCGCCTACTACCTGGTGCACGTGTTCGTGGTGACCAGCGTGCTGCGGGCCACGAACCATCTGAACGGTTTCCCGGGCTGGCAGGGCCCGGCCGCCGCCGTCGGGTTCCTGCTGCTCAACCTCCTCCTGGCCGGACTGCTGTTCCACTTCGTCGAGACACCGATGATGCGACTGCTCTCGCCCCGGCGCCGCCGCCCGCACAGCATGGCAGCAGTGCGGATACCGCGTCAGACCAGCGCCGGTGACCGTACCGCCCGGGAGGCCGACGCCGCCCGGGATCCGGAGCGGGTCACGTAG
- a CDS encoding glycerophosphodiester phosphodiesterase, whose translation MVFTRFGAGRARATTPGRAVVGLLALTATVGTLTAVDATTPAAAAPGSVIVSANFDTGGLPAGWRAVDGSWTVKNGRLYGAAASGSNKITFGRHLNDFRFEATVRFESVTEATRWTALGLDVPAAGTPPWWIATLRSGSTASNGIEFAQLTTANSWNVTNTAAAPSAAGTGRDVSIAAEVHGINARWFFAGREVLRTSSLQRSTGGTQALIVNGATVSFDNVKVTELAPSPYIRPVGAPLTVIAHRGASAVAPENTLVAQDIARSNGADWIENDVQPSKDGVPFVLHDSTVDRTTNGTGAIRNLTSTQLKQLDAGSWFGPAFVGVRIPTLAEQLADLRTRGGRLLLEIKGAHTKAEVGRIIDIVRAEQMTGRVFIQSFETNALKYSYELAPEIPLGLLRSTLDADPVAVARQYHLTAYNPAVAALTARPAVIASLHTAGVALMVWTVDSASQWQQLKTLGVDGVITNRSPELVDWNAANLG comes from the coding sequence ATGGTCTTCACTCGATTCGGCGCCGGACGCGCCCGTGCCACCACCCCGGGCCGGGCCGTCGTCGGACTGCTGGCCCTGACCGCGACGGTCGGCACCCTCACCGCCGTCGATGCCACCACACCCGCCGCCGCGGCACCGGGCAGCGTGATCGTCTCGGCGAACTTCGACACCGGCGGCCTGCCCGCCGGCTGGCGGGCCGTCGACGGCAGCTGGACGGTCAAGAACGGCCGGCTGTACGGGGCCGCCGCCAGCGGCTCCAACAAGATCACCTTCGGTCGGCACCTGAACGACTTCCGGTTCGAGGCGACCGTCCGGTTCGAGTCCGTCACCGAGGCGACCCGCTGGACCGCGCTCGGGCTCGACGTACCCGCCGCCGGCACCCCGCCCTGGTGGATCGCCACCCTGCGCAGCGGCAGCACCGCTTCGAACGGGATCGAGTTCGCCCAGCTCACCACCGCCAACAGCTGGAACGTGACGAACACCGCCGCGGCCCCGTCGGCCGCCGGCACCGGTCGCGACGTCAGCATCGCCGCCGAGGTGCACGGCATCAACGCGCGGTGGTTCTTCGCGGGCCGGGAGGTGCTGCGTACCAGCAGCCTGCAGCGTTCGACCGGTGGGACGCAGGCCCTGATCGTCAACGGGGCCACGGTCTCGTTCGACAACGTCAAGGTCACCGAGCTGGCGCCGAGCCCGTACATCCGGCCGGTCGGCGCACCGCTCACCGTCATCGCCCACCGGGGCGCCTCCGCCGTCGCGCCGGAGAACACCCTCGTCGCGCAGGACATCGCGCGGAGCAACGGCGCCGACTGGATCGAGAACGACGTTCAGCCGAGCAAGGACGGCGTGCCGTTCGTGCTGCACGACAGCACGGTCGACCGGACCACCAACGGCACCGGTGCGATCCGTAACCTCACCTCGACCCAGCTCAAGCAGCTCGACGCGGGTTCGTGGTTCGGCCCCGCGTTCGTCGGCGTACGCATCCCGACGCTCGCCGAGCAACTGGCCGACCTGCGTACCCGGGGCGGCAGGCTGCTCCTGGAGATCAAGGGCGCGCACACCAAGGCCGAGGTTGGCAGGATCATCGACATCGTCCGGGCGGAGCAGATGACCGGCCGGGTCTTCATCCAGAGCTTCGAGACGAACGCGCTCAAGTACAGCTACGAACTGGCTCCGGAGATCCCGCTCGGTCTGCTGCGCAGCACCCTCGACGCCGACCCGGTCGCGGTCGCCCGGCAGTACCACCTGACCGCGTACAACCCGGCGGTGGCCGCGCTGACCGCCCGACCGGCGGTCATCGCCAGCCTGCACACCGCCGGGGTGGCGCTGATGGTCTGGACGGTCGACTCCGCGAGCCAGTGGCAGCAGCTCAAGACGCTCGGGGTTGACGGCGTCATCACCAACCGCTCCCCGGAACTCGTCGACTGGAACGCCGCGAACCTCGGCTGA
- a CDS encoding YraN family protein, with protein MTRERKAVGAYGERCAVRHLLAAGLRVVDRNWRGPSGEIDIVAWDGAVLVFCEVKTRRGVAFGPPAEAVVPAKARRLRRLAAQWLDQHPAHPDEVRFDVVSVFAPARGAARVEHLRAAF; from the coding sequence ATGACGAGAGAACGGAAGGCGGTCGGCGCGTACGGCGAGCGGTGTGCCGTACGGCACCTGCTGGCGGCCGGGCTGCGGGTGGTGGACCGGAACTGGCGCGGCCCCTCGGGGGAGATCGACATCGTCGCCTGGGACGGGGCGGTGCTCGTCTTCTGCGAGGTGAAGACCAGACGCGGCGTCGCCTTCGGTCCACCGGCCGAGGCGGTGGTGCCGGCCAAGGCGCGCCGGTTGCGGCGGCTGGCGGCGCAGTGGCTGGACCAGCACCCTGCCCACCCGGACGAGGTGCGCTTCGACGTGGTCTCGGTGTTCGCGCCAGCGCGCGGCGCCGCCCGGGTCGAGCACCTCAGGGCCGCGTTCTAG